A window of Nonomuraea angiospora genomic DNA:
ACGCCGTCCTTGATGGAGATGCGCTCGGCCGCTCGGGGGGACGAGACCTGCATCTCCTCGGCGCGGCTGTAGACGTACTTGGCCGGCCGGCCGGTGAGCATGGCGGCGATGCACGCGAGCGGCTCGACGATGACGTCGACCTTGCCGCCGAAGCCGCCCCCCACGGTGCCCCCGACGACGCGCAGGCTGGTAGGAGGGACGCCGAGAATGAGCGCGGTGTTGTCGAGGGTGAAGAAGGCGGCCTGGGTGTTGGTGTGGATGCGCAGCCGGCCGTCGCCCTGAGGGACGACGATGCAGCCGGTCGGCTCGGTCGGCGCGTGTTCGATGGGGGAGGAGCTGTAGCGGCCCTCGATGATGCGGTCCGCCTCGGCGAAGCCTCGCTCGACGTCGCCGAAGCGGATCCGGCGGCAGTGATGTCCCTCGTACACGAAGTGGTTGGTGCCCGCCTGTTTGATGATCGGGGCGCCGTCGGCCAGCGCCTCCTCGACGTCGAGGACGGCGGGCAGGTCGGTGTAGTCGACCGTGACCCGGGCCGCGCCCTCGCGGGCGGCGTCCTCGGTCTCGGCGACGACGGCGACGATCGGCTCGCCGCGGTAGAGGACCCGATCCTCGGCCAGCACGGGCTCGTCGTCAGGTCCCACGCCGATCAGGCGCAGCACGGTGTACCAGTTGTTCGGCACGTCCTGGTGGGTGATGACCCGGAGCACGCCCGGGACTCCGAGGGCGCCGGAGACGTCGACCCGGTTGATGAGGGCGTGGTGCCGTGTGGACCGGTGGATCTTGACGTGCGTCATCTCCGGCAGCGTCATGTCCTCGAAGAAGACCGTGCGGCCGGTGACGTGGGCGCGGGCGTCCGAGCGCGGGACGGCGGAGCCGATGACGGCGAAGTCGTCCGCGCGCTCGCCCTTGAAGTACGCGGTGTCGATCGGGGTGAGGCGCGCCATCAGACCTCGGCCTCCGCGCTCGTGAGGGGGGCGCCGCGGCGGCGTCGCGCGGCGGCGAGGACGGCGGCGATGATCGGCTCGTATCCCGTGCAGCGGCAGACGTTCCCGCAGATCGCCTCGGTGACATCTTGGCGGGTCGGATCCGGCTTCCGGTTGAGCAGGGCCGTGGCGGACATGATCATCCCCGGGGTGCAGAACCCGCACTGCGTCGCGAAGAGGTCGACGAACGCCTGCTGTACGTCGCCGAGCCGGTCGCCCTCGGCCAGGCCCTCGATCGTCTCCACGGCGGAGCCGTCGATCGTCACGAGGGGGATCAGGCACGAGACCACGGGCCGGCCGTCCAGCAGCACGGTGCAGCTGCCGCAGCCCCCTTGCACGCAGCCGCGCTTTGCCCCCATCAGTCCCAATGTGTCGCGCAGTGCGCTCAGCAGCGTCGTCGACGGCCGGGCGATCAGCTCCCGCTCCGTGCCGTTCACCTTGAGCGTGACGATTGTCGAGGGCATGCGATCCCCTTTCAGGCCCCCAGCAGGGCGCGACGCAGGTGGACGGGGTAGACCCGAGCGCGGTACCAGGCGGAGGCGTAGGCGTCGTCGAACGGCTCGATGACGTCGGCTCCGGCTGCCTCGGCGACGACCTGGGCGTTCAGCGGCGCGCCCAGCAGAACGCGCTCGGCGCCGACCGCGCGTACCAAGCGCCGCGCCAGGCCGCCGAGCACGAGACGGATGTCGCTGACCAGGCCGTCCTCGATCGTGATCCGGGCCGCCACCGTCACGATGGATCCCGAGTTGAGCCGCCGCCGGCTCGCCTTGTAGAACCGGAACGCGTCCTTGGCCGGAGCGGTGAACCGGACGCGGGTCACCAGGTCGCCCGTCCGCAGGCCATCGGTGACGACCCGCTCGAGCGGCTCGGGGCGGGCTCCGTCGGCGCCGAGCACGTCCAGCTCCGCGTCCAGGGCCAGAAGGGCCGCCGCCAGGTCGCCGTACGGTTGTGGCACGAAAAGGTTGCCGGCCACGGTGGCGAGGCTGCGGACCGGCGGCGCGGCGATCGACCGCACGCAGCCGGACAGGTAGCTCAGCCGATCGTCGTCCTCGATGTCGGCCAGAGTGGTGGCCGCGCCCAGGGCCACCGTGTCGCCTTCGACGTCGACGCCGGACAGTCCCGCCCGGCGCAGGCTGACCAGCCGCAGGTCGCGGCCGGCCTGTTCGTCCAGGCGGGCCAGCAGGTAGGTGCCGCCGCCGAGGGGCACGGCCCCGGCCTGAAGCGCCGCACGAGCCGCTTCGGGACTCTCGGGTGTCTGAACGGAGGTCAGCATGTGCACTCCAGTTATCGATATCGATAATTAACTTACGTGGCATGATCGAAGAGTCAAGGGCCTTCTGGGCCCTCAACGTCAGGAGGTTTCTTGTCGGAACCCACGGGGAGCCCGCGCTCCGCGCGACCGACGCTGAGCCGGCAGATCCGCGACGGTCTGCTGCAACGGATCGTCTCCGGCGAACTCGGCGAGGGCGACCGGCTGATCGAGACGAAGATCGCCATCGAGTTCGGAACGAGTCAGGCCCCGGTCCGGGAGGCGCTCCGGCAGCTCGAGGGCCTCGGCCTCATCGACAGTCAGCCTCGTCACGGCAGCCGGGTGCTTCCCTTCGCCGAGCAGACCATCCGCGAGGCGTACATCGTGCGGGCGGCCCTTGAGGAGACCGCGACGCGGCTCGCCATGCTGGCCGCAACCCTCCCCTTCGACCGGCTGGGGGAGGCGGTCGAGGAGATGTACCGCAGCGCCCAGGACAACGACGCGCACGGCATCGGCCTGGCCAGCGCGCGATTTCACCGGCACGTCGTGCAGGCCGGCGGCAACGTGCTGCTGACCCGCGCGTGGGAGGCGCTGCAGATCGAGGCGCGCACGGCCATCGCTCTCATGGTCACCAGGCCGAAACTCGAGCGGGTCGCCGACGAGCACCGCGAGCTGCTGGACGTCATGCGCGCCGGGGACGTCGAGGTGGCCTGCCGCCACGCCCGTGACCATCAGTGGGCCTACGCCGACACGCCGCACGACCCGTACGGGACGCCGAAACACTAGAGGTCAGCGCCTTTCTCGACGCCGGCCGGTGCCGAGCGGACGGCGTTCCCCCGCTACCGTGCGCGACCGGCCCGGTCTCGACGGCCGGCCCGACGGCCCGTTCGGCATCACGGCGCTGGGCGGGGGCGCGTACTACTTCCACATCGCGGCGGCTTCGGCGGTGCCGACCCCTCGCGGCCGCACTGCAACATGACCGTCAAAGGCACGCTCGCCAACCCGTACGCGACGGCGCCCTCCACCCAGCTCAGAAACGTCCTGGAGTACGCACGGGCGTGACCACTTGACCGAGAATAATGTCGGGGCCTGAGCACCCGACGTGGCATAGGCCCCGGAATGATCCGGCCGCGGACTTCACGGTCCCGGAGGGAAGACGCCCTGGCCCGGAGTGAGGATTCCGTCGGGGTCGTAGCGTTCACGGGCCGCCTCGAAGTCGGCCCATGCGGGGCCGTAGTGGGTGCGCCACTCCTCAGGCGTGGTGGGTATGGAGCCGACCGGGTACTGGTAACCCCCGACGGCTCGGGCACGCAGGTAGAGGGAACGGTTGGCCTCCACCATGTCCTGCGGGCTCTCGGCTCCGGGCGAGGCGGTTCTGAGCAGCGTGAAGAGGAAGACCGTCTCCTCGTCGGGCATGCGCAGCAAGGGCAGTCGCAGGCGGGCGCGGGGGAAGGGATAGAGCAGGACAACGCCGCTGGCGCCGACCTCGGTCTCGGTCAGCTCCTTGATGGCGGCCTCCACGAAGGCGTCGGTGCGGCTCGCCGGCAGGAACATGTTCCACCAGGGGTGCGGGCGGTACCACTCGCCAGTGGACTTCAGATAGGCGACGCCCGCGGCGAGCCGGTTGAGGAAGTCGAAGTAGGACATGTCCTGGATCTGCCGGTCGACGGGCTGGTCTCCCAGCCCGTCGAGAAGCCTGGCGTCGTCGGGCGGGGTCGTGCCGTTGAAGAAGGCGACCGCTTCAAGCTGGTGACTCCAGCCGGCGGAGCCGGTCGGCAGCCCGAGCTCTCCCTCCACGTAGTCGAAGCGGCCCTCGTTGACCACGCGCCGCTGGTCGGCGGTCAGCGCGGCGACGCTCGGGTAGGAGAGCAGGTAGTGGCGGACCGTCTCGGGGGCGGGCAGCAGGCGCACGGTGGCCTTGGTGATGATGCCGCACTGTCCTCTTCCAGCCAGCGCCGCGCGGAAGAGGTCGGGGCGCGTCTGCGCGGAACACCTCCTCAGGCCGGCATCTCCCGTGACGACCTCCAGCTCTACGACGTTGTCCGCCTGGGATCCGTGGTGGTGGGTCTGGCCGCCGACACCGCCCACCGAGAGCGTGCCGCCGACCGAGAGCTCCAGGTAGTCGGTGAAGACCGGAGGGGTCAGGCCGTGGGCCAGGGTCGCCTGCGCCAAGCTGCTCCAGAGCGCGCCCGCCTCCACGACGGCCGTGTCCTCCCGCACCTCAATCGCGTTGAGCGGGGTCATGTCGATGATCAGACCGCCCGCTACCTGGCCCTGACCTAAGGTGGCGTGTCCCTGGCCGCGCGCGGCCACCTGCAGGCCGTGCGTCCGGCAGTACTTCATCATCGCCATGATGTCCGACACGGCGCCGGGCTCCAGCACGGCCCCGGGGGTCCGATGGACCAGGTGCCCGAAGTCGTCGGCCGCCTGGCCGCGCGAGGCGGGATCGGTCACCACCTTGCCCTTCAGCGGCGGCAGGTCGACCATCCCCTGAGACTGGGCGGCGTCGGTGACCCACGTGCGCGTGGACGGGTCGAAGCCGACCACGGCCGCCCCCGCCGTGAGGAACGCCTGTCTCCACGGATGCCACGTCATACCGATCCTTTCGCCGCGCGGTCACGTCGCGTCGATCATCGCCGACGGCATCCGGCGACGCTACCCGAACGAAACCGGATGACAGCCACAAAAGGGTTACTACGGCGCTTCGGGCCTCGACGGGCGAGCCGGGGGGCAGGCGAAACTCATCGGGGCTCGGCTGACTCGTGACCCAGTGCCTTGTGCCGTAGCCGGAACATCGACGGCTTACTGGGCTCCGGCCGCGCAGGCTAACGGCGTTAGCTTATGCTCTCGACACCAGCTAACATCGTTAGCCATTGCGAAGGGAGACGTCATGAGCGTTGAGACCATGCGGGGCCGGGGATGGGGCGCGTGGGTGCGCTGGGCGGGGTGGGTGCTGCTCGCCGGATTCCTCGGAGCATTCGCCGTGTTCGAGTCGGCGAAGTACGGGCTGCCGACCACGGCGGCGGCGGTGGCGTTTTTCCTGCTGCCGGATCTGGCCGGCAAGGTCGCGGGCAGGCGGC
This region includes:
- a CDS encoding GntR family transcriptional regulator, with amino-acid sequence MSEPTGSPRSARPTLSRQIRDGLLQRIVSGELGEGDRLIETKIAIEFGTSQAPVREALRQLEGLGLIDSQPRHGSRVLPFAEQTIREAYIVRAALEETATRLAMLAATLPFDRLGEAVEEMYRSAQDNDAHGIGLASARFHRHVVQAGGNVLLTRAWEALQIEARTAIALMVTRPKLERVADEHRELLDVMRAGDVEVACRHARDHQWAYADTPHDPYGTPKH
- a CDS encoding (2Fe-2S)-binding protein — translated: MPSTIVTLKVNGTERELIARPSTTLLSALRDTLGLMGAKRGCVQGGCGSCTVLLDGRPVVSCLIPLVTIDGSAVETIEGLAEGDRLGDVQQAFVDLFATQCGFCTPGMIMSATALLNRKPDPTRQDVTEAICGNVCRCTGYEPIIAAVLAAARRRRGAPLTSAEAEV
- a CDS encoding FAD binding domain-containing protein — translated: MLTSVQTPESPEAARAALQAGAVPLGGGTYLLARLDEQAGRDLRLVSLRRAGLSGVDVEGDTVALGAATTLADIEDDDRLSYLSGCVRSIAAPPVRSLATVAGNLFVPQPYGDLAAALLALDAELDVLGADGARPEPLERVVTDGLRTGDLVTRVRFTAPAKDAFRFYKASRRRLNSGSIVTVAARITIEDGLVSDIRLVLGGLARRLVRAVGAERVLLGAPLNAQVVAEAAGADVIEPFDDAYASAWYRARVYPVHLRRALLGA
- a CDS encoding FAD-binding protein is translated as MTWHPWRQAFLTAGAAVVGFDPSTRTWVTDAAQSQGMVDLPPLKGKVVTDPASRGQAADDFGHLVHRTPGAVLEPGAVSDIMAMMKYCRTHGLQVAARGQGHATLGQGQVAGGLIIDMTPLNAIEVREDTAVVEAGALWSSLAQATLAHGLTPPVFTDYLELSVGGTLSVGGVGGQTHHHGSQADNVVELEVVTGDAGLRRCSAQTRPDLFRAALAGRGQCGIITKATVRLLPAPETVRHYLLSYPSVAALTADQRRVVNEGRFDYVEGELGLPTGSAGWSHQLEAVAFFNGTTPPDDARLLDGLGDQPVDRQIQDMSYFDFLNRLAAGVAYLKSTGEWYRPHPWWNMFLPASRTDAFVEAAIKELTETEVGASGVVLLYPFPRARLRLPLLRMPDEETVFLFTLLRTASPGAESPQDMVEANRSLYLRARAVGGYQYPVGSIPTTPEEWRTHYGPAWADFEAARERYDPDGILTPGQGVFPPGP
- a CDS encoding xanthine dehydrogenase family protein molybdopterin-binding subunit codes for the protein MARLTPIDTAYFKGERADDFAVIGSAVPRSDARAHVTGRTVFFEDMTLPEMTHVKIHRSTRHHALINRVDVSGALGVPGVLRVITHQDVPNNWYTVLRLIGVGPDDEPVLAEDRVLYRGEPIVAVVAETEDAAREGAARVTVDYTDLPAVLDVEEALADGAPIIKQAGTNHFVYEGHHCRRIRFGDVERGFAEADRIIEGRYSSSPIEHAPTEPTGCIVVPQGDGRLRIHTNTQAAFFTLDNTALILGVPPTSLRVVGGTVGGGFGGKVDVIVEPLACIAAMLTGRPAKYVYSRAEEMQVSSPRAAERISIKDGVMDDGRIVARKITLYVDAGAYSRHSPYGTTKAAAHMPGPYTIPNVHVDAYCVYTNRTPSSAMRGFGVTIGDFALESHMDRIARELNMDPLRLRLKNAYRDGDMKAHRKIASGTALVEVIQSAAGLVGHDLPPEYRAMSSTERSEG